The [Bacillus] selenitireducens MLS10 genome includes a region encoding these proteins:
- a CDS encoding PcsB-like coiled-coil domain-containing protein produces the protein MRKMACQTLLLLSILLVLPAVMHAGTAELEEQQDDLATEIAILEDDFLALLDELIEVESEMEALENHIEENERVLHSIEEDIDREEERQDELDEQITRLELDIEERIALLGERAASFQRNGGTTTSFLEVIFGAEDFGDLVSRVVALSQIVQADYHVIDQLEESQRNLADAEAEVEASLVSLEEAQASRAREADELEGRKQELASLTRYIESQEQQLQAMISRLEEEKSDLADQEAALRAQIAEEREQERLEEQRRAEEQAEEARAEEERRAAEEARNDSQAATGGANASDEHAEASSPSESSGDGATSSGDWQPFRATAYTAYCAGCSGVTYTGVDLRANPNAKVIAVDPSVIPLGSRVEVRGFGTFTAADIGGAIQGEKIDIFMPSRDDVLRFGRQTVEIRVLE, from the coding sequence ATTATTACTGAGTATTCTGCTGGTTTTGCCTGCGGTCATGCATGCAGGGACCGCCGAACTTGAAGAACAGCAGGATGATCTTGCAACGGAGATTGCGATCCTTGAAGATGATTTTCTGGCCCTGCTTGATGAACTGATCGAGGTGGAGAGCGAGATGGAAGCCTTGGAGAACCATATTGAAGAGAACGAGCGCGTTTTACATAGTATCGAAGAAGACATCGATCGTGAAGAGGAGCGGCAGGATGAGCTTGATGAACAGATCACCCGCCTTGAGCTTGATATCGAAGAGCGGATTGCACTGCTTGGAGAGCGGGCGGCTTCCTTTCAACGAAACGGGGGAACCACAACCTCATTTCTTGAGGTGATTTTCGGTGCAGAGGATTTCGGGGATCTCGTGTCGAGGGTCGTGGCCCTTTCACAGATCGTCCAGGCCGATTATCATGTCATTGATCAGCTTGAAGAGAGCCAGAGGAATCTCGCGGATGCCGAGGCGGAGGTAGAGGCAAGCCTCGTGAGCCTTGAGGAGGCACAGGCATCCAGGGCGAGAGAAGCCGATGAGCTCGAGGGGCGCAAACAGGAGCTGGCCAGTCTGACACGCTATATCGAAAGTCAGGAACAACAGCTGCAGGCCATGATCAGCCGGCTTGAAGAGGAGAAGAGTGACCTTGCCGATCAGGAAGCGGCCCTTAGAGCTCAGATAGCAGAAGAGCGTGAACAGGAGCGTCTTGAAGAACAGCGCAGGGCCGAGGAACAGGCCGAAGAGGCAAGGGCGGAAGAGGAACGTCGTGCCGCTGAAGAGGCGCGTAATGACAGTCAGGCGGCCACAGGCGGCGCAAATGCCTCTGATGAGCACGCAGAAGCTTCTTCACCTTCTGAATCGTCAGGAGACGGTGCGACCTCTTCAGGCGATTGGCAACCGTTCCGGGCAACGGCTTATACGGCTTACTGCGCGGGATGCTCCGGTGTCACCTATACAGGTGTCGACCTTAGAGCGAATCCAAACGCAAAAGTGATCGCCGTTGATCCTTCTGTCATCCCGCTTGGCTCGAGGGTTGAGGTCAGAGGCTTTGGCACGTTCACCGCAGCGGATATTGGCGGTGCGATCCAGGGCGAGAAGATTGATATCTTTATGCCAAGCCGTGATGATGTCCTGCGGTTTGGCCGACAAACGGTAGAGATACGGGTATTGGAGTGA
- a CDS encoding SLC13 family permease: MTVEILLTYGVLLLAITLFVTEKLRTDLVAVLIMVILPWTGVISVDQAFSGFASNAVISVMAVMLIGYGVDRAGVMTIVAKFIMEKVGRKEQNIRAATSGAVGVISSFMQNIGAAALFLPALRNIGKRANIPASKLFMPMGFAAILGGTLTMVASGPLIILNDLLVDSGAEAFHLFSVTPIGLALLATGILYFYFFGRFVLPKAKGTESLSPSQEVKATYELTGDMTEVSVPEGSPLIGKSIEEADLWKQFDLNVLALEEDGSKIYSPWRKTQFRAGQSVAILGSDDQVKAFTEAYQLQEKGGLDRFANLENEELAGFAELIIPPKSPLIGKALRDIGFRKTYKIEPVSFVSPDGDREDVNEDPLEAGTTMIVFGRWEDIERLKASREFAVVTEVVPPLPDHQKDKKLPALFSLAVSLTLVLLGFQLSLSFFTGAMLMILLGVIPKKEIYPAIDWKTVFLLAGLIPMGAAFEQSGAAELTANAIIGVAGDWGTIAILFIIGIITMLFSLFMSNVAATVLLVPLVIMMGESFGIDPRGLAMLVAVSASNSFLLPTHQVNAFIMGPGGYRNADYLKAGSIMSILFLIVSVFMTYLLFV, encoded by the coding sequence ATGACAGTCGAAATCCTACTCACCTACGGGGTGCTGCTTTTGGCCATCACCCTGTTTGTAACTGAAAAACTGCGCACGGACCTGGTTGCCGTGCTCATCATGGTCATCCTGCCCTGGACCGGGGTTATTTCCGTGGACCAGGCCTTCTCAGGCTTCGCCTCCAATGCGGTCATCTCCGTTATGGCAGTCATGCTGATCGGATACGGTGTTGACCGTGCCGGTGTCATGACCATCGTCGCCAAATTCATTATGGAGAAAGTCGGGCGAAAGGAACAGAATATCCGCGCCGCCACATCCGGTGCCGTCGGGGTCATCTCCTCCTTCATGCAAAACATCGGGGCAGCCGCCCTGTTCCTGCCTGCCCTTCGAAACATCGGAAAACGGGCGAACATACCGGCCTCCAAGCTCTTCATGCCGATGGGTTTTGCAGCCATTCTCGGGGGAACCCTGACAATGGTCGCATCCGGGCCGCTCATTATCTTAAATGACCTTCTTGTTGACAGTGGCGCGGAAGCCTTTCATCTGTTCAGTGTCACACCGATCGGGCTCGCGCTCCTCGCTACAGGGATTCTCTATTTCTATTTCTTCGGACGATTCGTGCTTCCAAAAGCAAAAGGTACAGAAAGCCTGTCTCCTTCGCAGGAAGTCAAAGCAACTTATGAACTGACCGGGGACATGACGGAAGTGTCCGTCCCTGAAGGGAGCCCGTTAATCGGAAAATCCATTGAAGAGGCGGATCTGTGGAAACAGTTTGATCTGAACGTGCTTGCCCTTGAAGAAGATGGAAGCAAGATTTACAGTCCGTGGCGTAAGACGCAGTTTCGGGCCGGACAGTCTGTGGCGATCCTGGGCAGTGACGATCAGGTCAAGGCCTTTACGGAAGCGTATCAACTTCAGGAAAAAGGGGGACTCGACCGGTTTGCCAATCTCGAAAATGAGGAACTCGCGGGCTTTGCAGAACTGATTATTCCGCCGAAGTCGCCCCTGATCGGGAAAGCACTGAGAGACATCGGCTTTCGTAAAACATACAAAATTGAACCCGTCTCCTTCGTGTCTCCTGACGGGGACCGGGAAGATGTCAATGAAGATCCGCTTGAGGCCGGTACAACCATGATCGTCTTCGGTCGGTGGGAAGATATTGAACGCCTGAAAGCCTCAAGAGAGTTTGCTGTTGTCACAGAAGTGGTGCCGCCACTTCCGGATCACCAGAAAGACAAGAAATTGCCGGCACTCTTTTCACTTGCCGTCTCATTGACTCTCGTCTTGCTCGGTTTTCAGCTCTCCCTCAGTTTCTTCACCGGGGCGATGCTGATGATTTTACTCGGCGTCATTCCAAAGAAGGAAATCTATCCGGCCATCGACTGGAAAACGGTCTTCCTCCTTGCCGGTCTGATTCCGATGGGGGCCGCTTTTGAACAGAGCGGCGCCGCGGAACTGACGGCCAATGCCATCATCGGCGTTGCCGGGGACTGGGGAACGATCGCCATTCTCTTTATTATCGGTATCATTACGATGCTGTTCTCGCTCTTTATGTCGAACGTCGCAGCCACAGTCCTGCTCGTTCCGCTCGTCATTATGATGGGTGAGAGCTTCGGGATCGACCCGCGCGGCCTTGCCATGCTCGTCGCCGTATCTGCATCCAACTCATTCCTGCTTCCGACGCACCAGGTGAACGCCTTTATTATGGGACCCGGCGGGTACCGCAATGCGGATTATCTCAAGGCAGGAAGCATCATGAGTATTCTGTTCCTGATCGTATCGGTCTTCATGACCTATCTGTTATTTGTTTAA
- a CDS encoding SIR2 family NAD-dependent protein deacylase, with the protein MKQTATWLKTADSVVVLTGAGMSTESNIPDFRSRSGWWQQVDPMTIATPEALEGNPEQFKAFYKARLEALEEAEPNRGHQIIARWEERGLVDRVATQNVDGLHQRAGSRNVDALHGTIHAIRCHRCDRPHELDAFLRDEACVSCGGVLRPGVVLFGEMLPQDAWQRALKAIEKADVVLVIGTSLDVYPVNQLPSVTGGKTVYINRDIDQSIHAFDAVHQGSAGEILEELDRLMEA; encoded by the coding sequence ATGAAACAGACAGCGACGTGGTTGAAGACAGCGGACTCTGTCGTCGTATTGACCGGCGCCGGGATGTCCACAGAAAGCAATATTCCGGATTTCCGTTCACGGTCCGGCTGGTGGCAACAGGTGGATCCGATGACGATCGCGACACCGGAAGCGCTCGAGGGAAATCCGGAACAGTTCAAGGCGTTTTATAAAGCGAGACTTGAGGCACTCGAAGAAGCAGAACCGAATCGCGGGCATCAAATCATCGCCCGCTGGGAAGAGCGCGGGCTTGTCGACCGGGTTGCCACACAAAATGTCGACGGCCTTCATCAGAGAGCGGGAAGCAGGAACGTGGATGCGCTGCACGGGACGATTCATGCGATTCGCTGCCATCGCTGCGACAGGCCTCATGAGTTGGATGCTTTTCTCAGGGACGAAGCATGCGTGTCATGCGGCGGTGTCCTAAGACCCGGCGTCGTCCTGTTTGGCGAGATGCTGCCGCAGGATGCCTGGCAGCGTGCATTGAAAGCCATCGAAAAAGCAGACGTTGTTCTTGTCATTGGAACGAGCCTTGATGTGTATCCGGTCAATCAGCTGCCCTCGGTAACCGGCGGTAAAACCGTCTACATCAATCGCGACATTGATCAGTCAATCCACGCCTTTGATGCAGTCCATCAGGGCAGTGCAGGTGAGATCTTAGAGGAACTGGACAGACTGATGGAAGCATAA